The proteins below are encoded in one region of Ferroplasma acidiphilum:
- the asnS gene encoding asparagine--tRNA ligase translates to MEKIKEALSDDLLGKTVSIRGWVYRIRSSGKITFIVMRDSTGIIQCIASSENLNDEQMKEISSLTIESSIELSGKLRKEPRAVTGYEISLQSYKIYERNENFPIAKDLGEEFLLDNRHLWLRSREFTAVLKIRSTVFKAFADYFYKEDYYQVQAPMFVSTATEGGSSLFNVDYFGEKVNLTQSSQFYLETLIYSLEKVFTIAPSFRAEKSRTRRHLTEYWHAEGEAAWYSNEDMMADEEKMIKYIIDEVLKNNLEDLEIIKRDINKIKNIKIPFERIKYKDLIEKSKEFGMNLKYGDDLGADEEYGIMVHFDNPIFVTDYPESLKTFYHRPDPDNPGEILCHDLLAPEGYGEVLGGGERIYDLQQLLDRIKENNLNPEDYYWYVDLRKYGSIPHSGFGLGLDRLVMWICGLSNVRETIPYPRTIRRVKP, encoded by the coding sequence ATGGAAAAAATAAAGGAAGCATTATCAGATGATTTACTTGGAAAAACTGTCAGTATCCGGGGGTGGGTATACCGTATAAGGAGTTCTGGCAAAATAACGTTTATAGTTATGAGAGACTCTACAGGCATAATACAATGCATAGCATCCTCGGAAAACCTGAACGATGAACAGATGAAAGAAATTTCATCCCTTACTATAGAAAGCAGCATTGAACTTTCAGGGAAACTCAGGAAAGAGCCCCGTGCAGTAACCGGATATGAAATCTCCCTGCAATCTTATAAAATATATGAAAGGAATGAAAATTTCCCAATTGCTAAAGACCTCGGGGAAGAATTTCTCCTGGACAACCGCCATCTCTGGTTGCGCAGCAGGGAGTTTACAGCAGTATTAAAAATCAGGTCTACAGTTTTTAAGGCATTTGCCGATTATTTTTATAAAGAGGATTATTACCAGGTTCAGGCTCCAATGTTTGTTTCTACTGCCACAGAAGGCGGCTCATCTTTATTCAATGTAGATTATTTCGGGGAAAAGGTAAATTTAACCCAGAGCTCACAGTTTTATCTTGAAACACTCATATATAGCCTTGAAAAAGTATTCACTATAGCACCAAGCTTCCGTGCTGAAAAATCACGTACAAGAAGGCATCTTACCGAGTACTGGCACGCAGAGGGTGAAGCAGCATGGTATAGCAATGAAGACATGATGGCCGATGAAGAAAAAATGATAAAATACATCATAGACGAAGTACTGAAAAATAATCTGGAAGATCTGGAAATCATTAAAAGAGATATCAATAAAATAAAAAATATAAAAATTCCTTTTGAAAGGATAAAATATAAGGATTTAATTGAAAAATCAAAGGAATTTGGCATGAACCTCAAATATGGGGATGACCTCGGGGCAGACGAAGAATACGGGATAATGGTGCATTTTGATAATCCTATATTTGTTACCGATTATCCAGAATCTTTAAAAACATTTTACCACAGGCCGGACCCCGACAATCCCGGAGAGATACTATGCCATGATCTGCTGGCACCTGAGGGGTATGGCGAAGTTTTAGGCGGGGGAGAAAGAATATACGATCTCCAGCAACTTCTTGACAGGATAAAGGAAAATAACCTGAATCCTGAAGATTATTACTGGTATGTTGATTTAAGGAAATATGGGAGCATTCCACACAGTGGATTTGGCCTGGGGCTTGATAGGCTTGTAATGTGGATTTGTGGATTATCCAATGTAAGGGAGACAATTCCATACCCCAGAACCATAAGGCGTGTGAAACCATGA
- the hemE gene encoding uroporphyrinogen decarboxylase: MNNFIPALKQEPHDHIPVWFMRQAGRYMDEYKELRKLYNIRQMCMDPEITEKITYAPVKLLGVDAAIIFADIILPLEAMGYKIDFNSSGPDIGNGYRHNKSMEGIHEFNTGDLKYRTYDAIRLFKQNYPETPLIGFSGGIITVMSYIIAGVSDNNLVYTKKVMLNDPSFGIMKKMIKNMILDYVTMQVKAGVDAIQIFDSWLGALSPYTFEKYLKNDIIELVESIKSKVPVIYFSTGSSGMIEQFNDIKPDILSVDWRIKLSHARTILNGSIGMQGNLDPYLVQYSREAALEETGRILGEAGKDDNYIFNLGHGVLPETDPDTLKSITDTVHSYR, encoded by the coding sequence ATGAACAATTTTATTCCAGCATTGAAACAGGAACCGCATGACCATATCCCTGTATGGTTTATGCGCCAGGCGGGCAGATATATGGATGAATATAAGGAACTCCGGAAATTATATAATATCAGGCAAATGTGCATGGATCCTGAAATTACTGAAAAAATTACATATGCCCCTGTAAAATTGCTCGGAGTGGATGCAGCAATAATATTCGCTGATATAATATTGCCTCTGGAAGCCATGGGGTATAAAATAGATTTTAACAGTTCAGGGCCTGATATAGGGAATGGATACAGGCACAATAAAAGTATGGAAGGAATACATGAGTTCAATACAGGAGATTTAAAATACAGAACATATGACGCAATCCGGCTCTTCAAGCAGAATTACCCTGAAACCCCCCTTATTGGTTTTTCCGGGGGAATCATAACAGTTATGTCATATATTATTGCTGGAGTTTCTGATAATAATCTTGTATACACAAAGAAGGTTATGTTAAATGACCCTTCATTTGGAATAATGAAAAAAATGATTAAAAACATGATACTTGACTATGTAACAATGCAGGTCAAAGCCGGCGTGGATGCCATACAGATATTTGATTCATGGCTTGGCGCCTTATCGCCATATACCTTTGAGAAATACCTGAAAAACGACATTATTGAACTGGTAGAATCAATAAAAAGCAAGGTTCCTGTTATATACTTTTCAACAGGCAGTTCAGGCATGATAGAACAATTTAATGATATTAAGCCGGATATACTGAGTGTTGACTGGAGAATAAAATTATCCCATGCCAGAACAATATTAAATGGTAGCATAGGAATGCAGGGCAATTTAGACCCGTATCTTGTTCAGTACAGCAGGGAAGCAGCATTGGAAGAAACTGGTAGAATCCTCGGTGAAGCAGGAAAGGATGATAATTATATATTCAATCTTGGACACGGCGTATTGCCGGAAACAGATCCTGACACGCTCAAAAGCATAACAGACACCGTTCATTCTTATAGATAA
- a CDS encoding ferrochelatase, giving the protein MKKVILLSYGSPERIDDVPEYLSGIFNGKPVPEKIMEENIKKYEMVNGISPSNQIIKNLKDKLGKLLARYGDFEIIDAYKHWHPGIEETVSSLDADYEEIIALPLFAFKSNNIRKSYEIPVKKAMEGKNMKLRFINGLDYSILASMWVSEISKYVYDFDNFLFTAHSLPLIDDESDYQASLERNAGKISDMLGIEKYYTAFYSQGPHGKWIEPSIYSKIDLFKEDKINNLLVSPIGFLYEHLEILYDLDVKYKEFLESQGIKYARARTPSDSDGMAILLKNAIMGVEGDKENYY; this is encoded by the coding sequence ATGAAGAAAGTTATATTATTAAGTTACGGAAGCCCTGAAAGGATTGATGATGTTCCGGAATATCTATCAGGCATATTTAATGGGAAACCCGTACCGGAAAAGATCATGGAAGAAAATATTAAAAAATATGAAATGGTCAATGGCATATCTCCCTCAAACCAGATAATTAAAAATTTAAAAGATAAACTTGGGAAATTGCTGGCAAGATATGGTGATTTTGAGATCATAGATGCCTACAAGCACTGGCATCCCGGAATAGAAGAAACAGTATCATCACTGGATGCAGATTATGAGGAAATAATTGCATTGCCACTGTTTGCTTTTAAGTCAAACAATATTAGAAAATCATACGAAATACCGGTGAAAAAAGCCATGGAAGGAAAAAATATGAAACTGAGGTTCATAAATGGCCTTGATTACAGCATACTGGCTTCTATGTGGGTTTCAGAGATCAGCAAATACGTATATGATTTTGACAATTTCCTGTTCACTGCACATAGCCTTCCCCTGATAGATGACGAATCTGATTATCAGGCATCACTGGAAAGAAATGCAGGGAAAATTTCAGATATGCTTGGCATTGAAAAGTATTATACTGCATTTTACAGCCAGGGGCCACATGGAAAATGGATTGAACCATCTATATATTCTAAGATTGACCTGTTTAAAGAAGATAAAATTAACAATTTACTTGTATCTCCAATTGGCTTTTTATATGAACATCTGGAAATACTATACGATCTTGATGTAAAGTATAAAGAGTTTCTTGAATCCCAGGGCATAAAATACGCACGTGCCAGAACACCATCAGATTCGGATGGCATGGCCATACTTCTAAAAAACGCAATAATGGGAGTAGAGGGAGATAAGGAAAACTATTATTAG
- a CDS encoding EF-Tu/IF-2/RF-3 family GTPase, with translation MESYSIFCYNASDYIKEIAKVGTNSDIQLYHRKDENIIMTFIEPIKYPEKVSSLTDSIYPSDIAIIKVSSINKDLGEVIIALDLMGKTRGFIIADEEKQPVIKKIIGNTSLKDYKFFTGKPMELIDEIKAMDIPRNGDQNLTVIDHFFKVKGVGTVALGFVLSGSISKHQKLVLSDLDREVEVRSIQMNDEDVDSAGAGSRVGLALKNIEPTDMERGMFLSDKPFEYAETIPGKVVPQTSLKLDLGDNFEIFVSDIMRFQRGKFENDHIILDKKIPVVKKTMVLSNNNMVPRIFGTINL, from the coding sequence ATGGAATCATACAGCATTTTCTGTTACAACGCCTCTGATTATATAAAGGAAATCGCAAAGGTAGGGACAAATAGTGACATACAGCTTTACCACCGGAAGGATGAAAATATAATAATGACATTTATAGAGCCGATAAAATACCCGGAGAAGGTGTCATCACTTACAGATTCAATATATCCTTCAGATATAGCAATAATTAAAGTCAGCTCCATCAATAAGGACCTGGGTGAAGTAATAATAGCTCTTGACCTTATGGGCAAAACAAGGGGATTTATAATAGCTGATGAAGAGAAACAGCCTGTTATTAAAAAAATTATAGGAAATACCTCATTAAAGGATTATAAATTCTTTACCGGAAAGCCAATGGAACTCATAGATGAAATAAAGGCAATGGACATACCCAGAAATGGCGATCAGAATTTAACTGTAATAGATCACTTTTTTAAGGTTAAGGGAGTAGGCACAGTTGCCCTTGGCTTTGTTTTATCCGGAAGCATTTCAAAACACCAGAAACTGGTACTTTCTGACCTGGATCGTGAGGTAGAGGTCAGGTCAATACAGATGAATGATGAGGATGTGGACAGTGCAGGCGCAGGATCCAGAGTAGGGCTTGCATTGAAAAACATAGAGCCTACCGATATGGAAAGGGGGATGTTTCTATCAGATAAGCCCTTTGAATATGCTGAAACCATACCAGGGAAGGTTGTGCCACAAACAAGCCTGAAATTAGACCTCGGTGACAATTTTGAAATATTTGTGTCGGATATTATGAGATTCCAGAGGGGCAAATTTGAGAACGACCATATAATTTTAGATAAAAAAATTCCTGTGGTAAAGAAGACAATGGTTCTTTCAAATAATAATATGGTACCCAGAATTTTCGGTACCATCAATCTTTAA
- the purD gene encoding phosphoribosylamine--glycine ligase codes for MNVLLVGSGGREDAIARKIRETDNLYSVVSNENPSILGLSRNVIKYNKNTQEIVNFAKKNRVDIAFIGPDDILNTDLVDSLIENHIPVASPGQKAAMIETSKEYMRNLMERHHIKGNIENKLISDKEVLKTFFENNDTEYAVKPIGLTGGKGVKVMGLQLSNVAEAIAYASEIIDRDGKVLLEKREIGEEFSIQAFTDSKNVVFMPVVQDYKRLYEDDLGPNTGGMGSISDKNFILPFLSIDVVNEARGILNDIVTAMREENNPFKGVIYGQFMSTAQGVRVIEINSRFADPEGINVLTLLQSNIVDIFLDIYSGTLKNNIKFKSKATVLKYIVPPGYGIKPVETELTIKDRIETDNFKVYYSSVSGTLNHVTTTKSRSLALIGIGDSIYEASDIVEDNLKYITGDYYIRHDIGTEAMIKGKIKD; via the coding sequence ATGAACGTCTTGCTAGTAGGCAGTGGTGGTAGAGAAGATGCAATTGCAAGGAAGATAAGGGAAACAGATAACCTTTATTCAGTCGTCAGCAATGAAAATCCATCTATACTTGGATTATCGCGCAATGTAATAAAATATAATAAGAATACACAGGAAATTGTAAATTTTGCTAAAAAAAATAGGGTAGATATTGCATTTATCGGCCCGGACGACATATTAAATACGGATCTTGTGGACAGCCTTATAGAAAATCATATTCCTGTGGCTTCGCCTGGACAAAAGGCTGCAATGATTGAAACTTCAAAGGAATACATGCGCAATCTGATGGAGAGGCACCACATAAAGGGAAATATTGAAAATAAGCTCATATCAGATAAAGAAGTGCTCAAAACATTTTTTGAAAACAACGATACTGAATACGCTGTAAAGCCAATAGGGCTTACTGGAGGAAAAGGCGTAAAAGTTATGGGGCTTCAGCTTAGCAACGTGGCTGAAGCTATAGCATATGCATCTGAGATTATTGATCGTGATGGCAAGGTGCTTCTGGAGAAAAGGGAAATAGGCGAAGAGTTCTCAATCCAGGCATTTACAGATAGCAAAAATGTGGTATTTATGCCAGTTGTCCAGGACTATAAAAGGTTGTATGAAGATGACCTCGGGCCGAATACCGGCGGGATGGGGTCAATATCAGACAAGAATTTTATTTTGCCATTTTTATCTATAGATGTAGTTAATGAAGCAAGGGGTATACTTAATGACATTGTCACAGCAATGAGAGAGGAGAACAATCCTTTCAAGGGTGTAATTTACGGGCAGTTTATGAGCACAGCACAGGGTGTAAGGGTTATTGAAATCAATTCAAGATTTGCAGACCCTGAAGGAATAAATGTACTAACACTGTTGCAGTCAAATATTGTTGATATTTTCCTGGACATATACAGCGGGACATTAAAAAACAATATAAAATTTAAGAGCAAAGCTACTGTGCTTAAATATATTGTACCTCCCGGTTATGGAATAAAACCTGTGGAAACAGAGCTAACAATTAAGGATAGAATTGAAACTGATAATTTCAAAGTTTACTATTCATCGGTTTCTGGCACCCTGAATCATGTAACCACAACAAAATCCAGGTCTTTAGCATTGATAGGAATAGGCGATAGCATATACGAGGCCTCAGATATCGTTGAAGACAATTTGAAATATATAACAGGAGATTATTATATCAGGCATGACATAGGCACGGAAGCCATGATAAAAGGAAAAATTAAAGATTGA
- a CDS encoding SMC-Scp complex subunit ScpB, with amino-acid sequence MNEISRRIEAILFSSKEPVKASEIAEYLNITNAEFIKAIKEISRNYENIESSLIVGQFGNSYKIKLSEEFVPVVDPFIEKEFTEKQLAMLSYIYKMNGEAISGNLRDNFGYAYKEDLEKLKKGGMVSSRKYRNTHKYKVTTEFHRKFNINKRTLRAEEQ; translated from the coding sequence ATGAATGAAATTTCCAGGAGGATTGAAGCAATACTGTTTTCATCTAAAGAACCGGTGAAGGCATCAGAGATAGCTGAATATCTAAATATAACAAATGCAGAGTTCATCAAAGCAATTAAAGAAATATCCAGGAATTATGAAAATATAGAGAGCTCATTAATCGTGGGGCAGTTCGGGAACAGTTACAAGATTAAACTGAGCGAAGAATTTGTACCGGTTGTGGATCCTTTTATTGAGAAAGAATTCACTGAAAAACAGCTTGCCATGCTTTCTTATATTTATAAGATGAATGGGGAGGCTATATCCGGTAACCTCAGGGACAATTTTGGCTATGCTTACAAAGAGGATCTTGAAAAATTAAAAAAAGGTGGAATGGTATCATCAAGAAAATATAGGAATACACATAAGTATAAGGTTACAACAGAGTTTCACCGTAAATTTAATATTAATAAGAGGACATTACGGGCAGAGGAACAATGA
- a CDS encoding purine-cytosine permease family protein encodes MDIEKSGGHNSEFVYNEFEPVPEEMRKNNSSELFTLWFASNMTIGDFAIGFIPVLLGLSLGMSLFSMLLGSVMGSILVAFMSRTGTLTGLPQMVLGRRAFGKNFGIFMTVLQWINTLGWLTVNLILASFAFSLAFHVPYYEISIILMGIIIFLISNSGRKSISYFEKAMSVILGILFTIIILNAGLHINDIYAYKPSSFGFGVAFGITLATSFSYLMSWGPYAADYSRYNKTKNAFIYTFSGGLIATFWAEIAGVFVAIMSLDPSGNPASDLNHVLGPYGIIGLIAIFLGGIAADALNLYSNSISLKSTGLKIRRIYSVIFGIVIAIALAVALYTKFYSFYEDFLFLLDYWITPWLGIMLADFFIVNRNEKFNIKTIPGLNISGISAYFIALIASVPFMDPGIIFEGPISKLYLGGVDISYYVSFLLALVLYPVITKVINRNNIQSHVK; translated from the coding sequence ATGGATATAGAAAAATCCGGGGGCCATAATTCTGAATTTGTTTATAACGAATTTGAACCCGTACCGGAGGAGATGAGGAAAAACAACTCATCCGAGCTATTCACTCTCTGGTTTGCATCCAACATGACAATTGGAGATTTTGCTATAGGATTTATACCCGTGCTCCTCGGTTTAAGTCTGGGTATGTCTTTATTTTCCATGCTTCTCGGAAGTGTTATGGGGTCTATACTTGTAGCATTCATGTCCAGGACAGGTACTCTTACAGGATTGCCACAGATGGTCCTCGGGAGGAGGGCCTTCGGTAAAAATTTCGGAATATTTATGACAGTCCTCCAGTGGATTAACACACTGGGCTGGCTAACAGTAAACCTCATACTTGCTTCATTCGCATTTTCCCTTGCATTTCATGTGCCATACTATGAAATTTCCATAATATTGATGGGTATAATCATATTTCTCATATCAAATTCTGGAAGAAAATCCATATCATATTTTGAGAAGGCAATGTCAGTTATTCTTGGAATACTTTTTACAATTATTATACTTAATGCAGGATTGCATATCAATGACATTTATGCCTATAAACCATCCTCCTTTGGTTTTGGCGTAGCGTTTGGAATAACTCTTGCAACATCATTCTCCTATCTTATGTCATGGGGGCCCTATGCGGCAGATTATTCCCGCTATAATAAAACAAAGAATGCGTTTATTTACACTTTTTCAGGTGGTTTGATTGCTACATTCTGGGCGGAAATAGCAGGCGTATTTGTTGCCATAATGTCACTTGACCCATCAGGAAATCCTGCCAGTGACCTTAACCACGTTCTTGGACCCTATGGAATCATAGGCTTGATAGCAATCTTCCTTGGAGGAATAGCAGCGGATGCATTGAATCTCTATTCCAATTCAATATCTCTTAAAAGTACTGGATTAAAAATAAGGCGCATATACTCTGTTATTTTTGGCATTGTTATAGCCATAGCATTGGCGGTCGCCCTGTATACAAAATTTTATTCGTTCTATGAAGATTTTCTCTTCCTCCTTGATTACTGGATAACTCCATGGCTGGGAATTATGCTTGCAGACTTTTTTATAGTAAACAGGAATGAAAAATTCAATATTAAAACCATTCCAGGATTGAATATTTCGGGCATTTCAGCATATTTTATAGCCCTCATCGCTTCCGTTCCCTTTATGGACCCCGGAATAATATTTGAAGGGCCAATTTCTAAACTTTACCTTGGTGGTGTTGATATAAGTTATTATGTGTCATTCCTGCTGGCCCTTGTACTGTATCCGGTTATAACAAAGGTAATTAATCGAAATAATATCCAGTCACATGTTAAATGA
- a CDS encoding dCTP deaminase domain-containing protein, whose translation MLNDREIEYNVAAGRIISENYSRDSLTPNGYDIRIGDHELDIIKTNSLFFISSLEKFNMPDNIVASLHIKSKYARRGVFASFGFVDAGFIGNLTMAFYNFGEEFRIKRGMKFVQIVFYEIKTPEKNYPGRSGNYQNSEGINVKSPED comes from the coding sequence ATGTTAAATGATCGGGAGATAGAATACAATGTAGCTGCAGGAAGAATAATCTCTGAAAATTACAGCAGGGATTCACTTACACCAAACGGCTATGACATCCGTATTGGAGACCATGAATTAGATATTATAAAAACCAACTCATTGTTTTTCATTTCAAGCCTTGAAAAATTCAACATGCCTGATAACATTGTGGCTTCATTGCACATAAAATCGAAATATGCAAGGAGAGGTGTGTTTGCATCATTCGGATTTGTTGATGCTGGATTTATCGGCAACCTTACAATGGCATTTTACAATTTCGGTGAAGAATTCCGGATTAAAAGGGGCATGAAATTTGTTCAAATAGTATTCTATGAAATAAAAACTCCGGAGAAAAATTATCCAGGAAGGTCAGGCAACTATCAGAACAGCGAAGGAATTAATGTTAAATCACCGGAAGACTAA
- a CDS encoding nicotinamide-nucleotide adenylyltransferase, translating into MKAFIIGRFQPFHNGHLAIIKHILEHNEYVVIGIGSAQLSHTIMNPFTAGERYLMILNTLENNGISNYYIVPIEDVNSNPMWVAHVESLTPPFHRVYTNNPLVRRLFYEKQYEVLSLPMINRNSWSGTRIRQKILKGEDWRSDVPDTVYNIMKDLDGINRISDLSKTDEDPI; encoded by the coding sequence ATGAAAGCCTTTATAATAGGAAGGTTCCAACCTTTCCATAACGGTCATCTGGCTATAATAAAACATATACTGGAGCACAATGAATATGTAGTTATAGGTATCGGGAGTGCACAGTTATCCCACACAATCATGAATCCCTTTACGGCTGGAGAACGTTATCTCATGATTCTGAACACACTGGAAAATAATGGAATATCAAATTATTATATAGTGCCTATCGAGGATGTCAACTCAAATCCAATGTGGGTTGCCCATGTAGAATCCCTTACACCGCCATTTCACCGTGTGTACACCAACAATCCCCTTGTAAGGAGATTATTCTATGAAAAACAATATGAAGTCCTTTCACTACCCATGATAAACCGCAATTCATGGTCTGGAACAAGAATAAGGCAAAAAATACTCAAGGGAGAAGACTGGAGATCAGACGTTCCTGACACAGTTTATAATATAATGAAAGACCTGGATGGCATAAACAGGATCAGTGATCTGTCAAAAACAGACGAAGACCCGATATAA